One window from the genome of Hoplias malabaricus isolate fHopMal1 chromosome X2, fHopMal1.hap1, whole genome shotgun sequence encodes:
- the LOC136677438 gene encoding lipocalin-like, protein MYLLVVILCSTVLWAHCLHYTDVQPQQDFDLEQFSGEWYRVGMAYESPSFIKYKGRMLISRGFLVSSENGSANLSMWTMTGPKLCSPSFYEYEKTQVPGLFTYFSQRHKIMKDITIVETNYTEYGLVLKYKKMEKEYTQVALYGRSPTLRPEVVEKFRSYSLSLGFSAESIVTPTVLDPCPFPEPRNKTEAVA, encoded by the exons ATGTATCTGCTTGTGGTGATTTTGTGCAGCACCGTGCTCTGGGCACACTGTCTCCACTATACAGATGTTCAGCCACAGCAGGATTTCGATCTGGAACAG TTTTCAGGTGAATGGTATCGTGTTGGCATGGCTTATGAATCTCCATCATTTATTAAATACAAAGGCAGAATGCTGATCTCCAGGGGGTTCCTGGTTTCCAGTGAAAATGGCAGTGCTAACCTCTCCATGTGGACCATGACGGG GCCTAAGCTGTGCTCTCCTAGTTTTTACGAGTATGAGAAGACACAGGTTCCTGGACTGTTCACTTATTTCAGTCAAA GACACAAGATTATGAAAGACATTACAATAGTGGAGACCAACTACACTGAATATGGGTTGGTCCTAAAATACAAGAAGATGGAAAAAGAGTACACTCAGGTGGCTCTCTATG GCCGGTCCCCAACCCTCAGACCAGAGGTGGTTGAAAAATTCAGATCCTACTCTTTGTCTTTGGGCTTTTCCGCTGAGTCCATTGTAACACCAACTGTTCTGG ATCCATGTCCCTTTCCAGAACCAAG aaacaaaacagaagcagTAGCGTGA